One genomic segment of Jaculus jaculus isolate mJacJac1 chromosome 2, mJacJac1.mat.Y.cur, whole genome shotgun sequence includes these proteins:
- the LOC101597672 gene encoding NPC intracellular cholesterol transporter 2-like, translating to MGVLASMFLLLVFMATTAQAKPVKFKDCGSVVGVVKEVNVVPCPVQHCELHKGQTCSVNVTFTSNSDSHSSSAEVFGILMGAEIPFPIPESDSCKSGISCPIQKDRTHSFLNELPVKSIYWSIKLLVEWKLTDDKKQNLICW from the coding sequence ATGGGTGTCCTGGCTTCCATGTTCCTACTGCTGGTGTTCATGGCCACCACAGCCCAGGCCAAACCTGTGAAGTTCAAGGACTGCGGTTCTGTAGTTGGAGTTGTGAAGGAGGTGAATGTGGTCCCATGCCCTGTACAGCACTGTGAACTGCACAAAGGACAGACCTGTAGTGTCAATGTCACGTTCACCAGCAACAGTGACTCTCATAGTAGCTCAGCAGAAGTATTTGGCATCCTAATGGGTGCTGAAATCCCCTTTCCCATTCCTGAGTCTGATAGTTGTAAGAGTGGCATCAGCTGCCCCATCCAGAAAGACAGGACCCACAGCTTTCTGAATGAACTGCCAGTCAAGAGCATATACTGGTCTATAAAGCTGTTGGTGGAGTGGAAACTTACAGATGACAAGAAACAAAATCTCATCTGCTGGTAA